The following proteins come from a genomic window of Myroides odoratus DSM 2801:
- a CDS encoding M13 family metallopeptidase, whose amino-acid sequence MKKRVLLTSGLALASLVACKDGKKTEEVADQENHGINLEYMDLSVNPGDDFFRFVNGTWYDNTEIPNDRTNWGSFDELGQRTDKDALAILKKAAEAHDLDAKSDQAKAVALFETYLDDATRNSVGVTPLKPYLDQINAIQTPTDVTKLINDLADEGGLGFYSSYVSADEKNSNENTVYLSTGSLGLPDRDYYVLQDADMKEKREQYVAHVARMLEMAGESKEEATADSKRVLAIETKMAEPHLTRVELRDSRLTYNPMTIAELQKTTPVVDWTAYFKATGLKNVDKVVVDQPKYMKALNDILSAKNIADAKAYLKWTLVNGYASTLSTDMETADWEFYSKTLEGAKEQRPAEERALDVVNNTIGEALGQLYVAEKFPAEAKAKAQVMIKNILTAFGERIKNLPWMAEETKKGALEKLATTTVKIGYPDKWEDYSTMDIKAPAAKGNYFENMRNASKWEVAKNREDFGKPVDKTKWGMSPQTVNAYFNPLYNEIVFPAAILQPPFYDYKADEAINYGGIGAVIGHEISHSFDDSGARYDKNGNLNNWWTDADLERFTVLGNKLADQYSALEPLPGV is encoded by the coding sequence ATGAAAAAAAGAGTATTATTAACCTCTGGTCTAGCTCTAGCTTCATTAGTTGCTTGTAAAGATGGCAAGAAAACAGAAGAAGTTGCAGATCAAGAAAATCACGGCATTAACTTAGAGTACATGGACCTAAGTGTTAATCCTGGTGATGACTTTTTCCGTTTTGTAAACGGTACGTGGTATGATAACACAGAAATTCCTAATGATAGAACAAATTGGGGAAGTTTTGATGAATTGGGACAGCGTACAGATAAAGATGCCTTAGCTATTTTAAAGAAAGCAGCTGAAGCTCATGATTTGGATGCAAAATCAGATCAAGCGAAAGCAGTTGCTTTATTTGAAACGTATTTAGATGATGCTACACGTAACAGTGTAGGTGTAACTCCTCTAAAACCTTACTTGGATCAAATCAACGCGATCCAAACTCCAACTGATGTTACCAAGTTAATCAATGACTTAGCGGACGAAGGTGGTTTAGGATTCTACTCTTCTTATGTTTCTGCGGATGAAAAAAACTCAAATGAAAACACGGTTTATTTAAGTACAGGTTCTCTAGGGTTACCTGATCGTGATTACTATGTGTTGCAAGATGCTGACATGAAAGAAAAACGCGAACAATACGTTGCACACGTAGCGCGTATGTTAGAGATGGCAGGTGAATCTAAAGAAGAAGCTACTGCAGACTCAAAACGCGTTTTAGCAATTGAAACAAAAATGGCTGAACCTCATTTAACACGAGTAGAACTTAGAGATAGCCGTTTAACTTATAACCCAATGACAATTGCGGAGTTACAAAAAACAACTCCAGTAGTTGATTGGACTGCTTATTTTAAGGCAACAGGTTTGAAAAACGTCGATAAAGTTGTTGTTGATCAACCGAAATACATGAAAGCATTAAATGACATTTTATCGGCTAAAAACATCGCAGATGCAAAAGCGTATTTAAAATGGACATTAGTGAACGGATATGCGAGTACGTTGTCTACAGACATGGAAACAGCAGACTGGGAATTCTATTCTAAAACATTAGAAGGGGCTAAAGAACAAAGACCTGCTGAAGAAAGAGCACTTGATGTTGTAAACAATACAATTGGTGAAGCTTTAGGTCAATTATACGTAGCTGAAAAATTCCCTGCTGAAGCAAAAGCAAAAGCTCAGGTGATGATTAAAAACATATTAACAGCATTTGGTGAGCGTATTAAAAACTTACCTTGGATGGCTGAAGAAACGAAAAAAGGAGCGTTAGAGAAATTAGCGACTACGACAGTTAAAATTGGTTACCCTGATAAATGGGAGGATTATTCTACAATGGATATCAAAGCTCCTGCTGCTAAAGGGAACTACTTTGAGAACATGAGAAATGCTTCGAAATGGGAAGTAGCTAAAAACAGAGAAGATTTTGGTAAACCAGTAGATAAAACTAAATGGGGAATGTCTCCGCAAACAGTAAATGCGTACTTCAACCCATTATACAACGAAATTGTATTCCCTGCAGCTATCTTACAACCTCCATTCTACGATTATAAAGCAGATGAGGCAATCAACTACGGTGGTATCGGTGCTGTTATTGGGCACGAAATCTCTCACAGTTTTGATGATTCGGGTGCTCGTTATGACAAGAACGGTAACTTAAACAACTGGTGGACAGATGCTGACTTAGAAAGATTCACCGTATTAGGTAA
- a CDS encoding SCO family protein: MFQFFKRYRYFFLFFFLMSCGILVLFYNALKYRKSLPVYTPSMVNPEMVDSLIQHEANKQKHRIAPFTFINQNGDTITNKDYEGHIYIADFFFTTCPTICPIMGDNMEWLQDKIKTLPGVKLLSHTVTPDIDSVPVLKEYALKRGVDDSIWNLVTGDKRDIYYIARNSYLAVKTGSPEEMYDMVHTENFVLVDSEGRIRGFYDGTNLNTKDPENKNMEELWEDIQWLYQHEKETK; the protein is encoded by the coding sequence ATGTTTCAATTTTTTAAACGCTATAGATATTTCTTTCTATTTTTCTTTTTGATGAGTTGTGGAATTCTCGTTTTGTTTTACAATGCATTGAAATATAGAAAGAGCTTGCCAGTGTATACACCTTCCATGGTTAATCCAGAAATGGTAGATAGTTTAATTCAACACGAGGCGAATAAGCAAAAACATCGTATTGCTCCTTTTACTTTTATCAATCAAAATGGAGATACCATTACCAATAAAGATTACGAAGGGCATATTTATATCGCCGATTTCTTCTTTACTACTTGTCCAACCATTTGCCCTATCATGGGTGATAATATGGAGTGGTTACAAGATAAAATCAAAACACTACCGGGGGTGAAGTTACTTTCCCATACCGTTACGCCTGATATTGATAGCGTTCCAGTTTTGAAGGAATACGCTTTGAAGCGCGGAGTAGATGATTCCATTTGGAATTTAGTCACGGGAGATAAACGCGACATTTACTATATCGCCAGAAATTCGTACTTGGCTGTAAAAACAGGTTCACCAGAGGAGATGTACGACATGGTACATACGGAGAATTTCGTTTTAGTTGATAGTGAAGGACGTATCCGAGGATTTTATGACGGAACGAATTTGAATACCAAGGATCCTGAAAATAAAAATATGGAAGAACTATGGGAAGATATCCAATGGTTGTACCAACATGAAAAGGAAACGAAGTAA
- a CDS encoding FeoA family protein, with amino-acid sequence MNTTLDLLKRNEKGVIADFDMHKVPLKLLEMGCLPGNAVELLEVAPLGDPIYFCINDTHLSIRKELAREIVVSLEGDLK; translated from the coding sequence GTGAATACAACATTAGACTTATTGAAAAGAAATGAAAAGGGCGTAATTGCTGATTTTGACATGCATAAAGTTCCTTTAAAATTATTAGAAATGGGATGTTTACCAGGTAATGCTGTTGAGCTTTTGGAAGTTGCTCCATTAGGAGATCCAATTTATTTCTGTATCAATGATACACATCTATCAATTCGCAAGGAATTAGCGAGAGAAATTGTAGTGAGCCTAGAAGGCGATTTGAAGTAA
- the feoB gene encoding ferrous iron transport protein B, whose translation MKKDIKVALIGNPNVGKTSVFNALTGLNHKIGNYPGITVDKKSGTTKLNDEVTATIIDLPGTYSINASSEDERIVLDLLFDSTNEDYPDVAIVVAEIENLKRNLLLFTQVKELGFPTVLAINMADHMDEKGISIQVAALEKKLNTKIVLMSAKKKLGIQELKQAVLDYKNYSIEPCLNATDVDPAFFGKLALTFSNLSVFKLWMIYSQDITIGNIGKKDIEAKGIHLSDNEIKKLQHKKTIKRYQFINDTLKETYTRDTTKATGLRTKVDRILTHKVYGYLIFFGIMMLVFQAIFEWSSIPMDWIDEQFSNLGSWVHEVMEPGKLTDLIADGIVPGIGGVMPFIPQIAILFMFISILEETGYMSRVVFLMDKLMRPFGLSGKSVVPLISGNACAIPAIMSARNIENPKERLITILVTPFTTCSARIPVYIIIIALVIPETRLFGFLSLQGLTLTLFYFIGFLAALVSSWALSKYIKSERKSYFVIEMPNYRTPIIKNVVANMYEKTKAFVVGAGKIIFVLSIIIWFLGAHGPGDKFENAEEHMAQMHQDKEVSEEEMSEYVASYRLENSYIGILGKSIEPVIKPLGYDWKVGIAVLSSFVGREIFVGVLGTIYNVGSGDENDEDGRIKQKMAAEIWPDTGEKVFTLASGVSLMFFYAFAMQCTATVAIVRRETKSWKWTIYQLVFMTVLAYVAAFIAYQLLK comes from the coding sequence ATGAAAAAAGATATTAAAGTTGCCCTAATAGGTAATCCTAACGTAGGTAAAACCTCTGTATTCAATGCCTTAACAGGTTTAAATCACAAAATCGGGAACTATCCTGGTATTACCGTTGATAAAAAATCAGGTACAACAAAGTTAAATGATGAGGTAACCGCTACCATCATCGACTTACCTGGAACCTATAGTATCAATGCCAGCTCAGAAGATGAGCGTATTGTGTTGGATTTATTGTTTGATTCAACCAATGAAGACTATCCCGATGTAGCGATTGTCGTTGCTGAAATCGAAAACTTAAAGCGAAATTTACTGCTATTTACCCAAGTGAAAGAATTGGGATTCCCTACGGTTTTAGCCATTAATATGGCGGATCACATGGATGAAAAGGGAATTAGCATTCAAGTTGCTGCCTTAGAAAAGAAACTCAATACTAAAATTGTTTTGATGAGTGCCAAGAAGAAATTGGGTATTCAAGAATTAAAACAAGCTGTATTAGATTATAAAAATTATTCCATCGAACCTTGTCTGAATGCAACAGACGTCGATCCAGCATTCTTTGGAAAATTAGCCTTGACTTTCTCGAATTTATCTGTATTCAAGTTATGGATGATTTATTCGCAAGATATTACCATTGGAAATATTGGGAAGAAAGACATCGAGGCTAAAGGCATTCACTTGTCAGATAATGAAATAAAAAAATTACAACATAAGAAGACGATTAAGCGCTATCAGTTTATTAATGATACGCTGAAAGAAACGTATACACGTGATACAACAAAAGCAACGGGACTTCGCACGAAAGTAGATCGAATCTTAACGCATAAAGTGTACGGGTATTTGATTTTCTTCGGAATCATGATGTTGGTTTTTCAAGCAATTTTTGAATGGTCGAGTATTCCAATGGATTGGATTGATGAGCAATTCTCAAATTTAGGTTCATGGGTACATGAAGTAATGGAACCAGGTAAACTAACGGATTTAATAGCCGATGGTATTGTGCCAGGAATTGGGGGAGTAATGCCGTTTATTCCGCAGATTGCTATCCTATTCATGTTTATCTCTATTCTAGAAGAGACAGGCTATATGAGTCGTGTAGTATTCTTGATGGATAAATTAATGCGTCCTTTTGGATTGAGTGGAAAATCAGTAGTGCCTTTGATCTCAGGAAATGCTTGTGCTATTCCGGCGATTATGTCTGCGCGTAATATCGAGAATCCCAAAGAGCGATTGATTACCATCTTAGTAACGCCATTTACAACGTGTTCTGCCCGTATTCCGGTATATATTATCATCATTGCTTTAGTAATCCCAGAAACGCGTTTATTTGGGTTCTTGAGCTTGCAAGGATTGACCTTAACGTTGTTCTATTTCATCGGATTCTTAGCAGCACTTGTGTCATCTTGGGCGCTGAGCAAGTACATCAAAAGCGAACGCAAATCGTATTTTGTGATTGAGATGCCGAATTACCGTACGCCTATTATCAAAAACGTAGTGGCGAATATGTACGAAAAAACAAAGGCTTTCGTTGTGGGAGCTGGAAAGATTATTTTCGTACTGTCAATCATTATATGGTTCTTAGGTGCACATGGTCCTGGAGATAAATTTGAAAATGCAGAAGAGCACATGGCTCAAATGCACCAAGATAAAGAAGTATCAGAAGAGGAAATGAGTGAGTATGTGGCAAGTTACCGCTTAGAAAACTCGTATATTGGTATATTAGGTAAATCAATTGAACCTGTAATCAAACCTTTGGGGTATGATTGGAAAGTGGGAATTGCAGTATTGTCTTCTTTTGTAGGACGTGAGATTTTTGTCGGTGTTTTAGGAACGATCTACAATGTTGGATCGGGAGATGAAAACGACGAAGATGGACGTATCAAACAAAAAATGGCTGCTGAGATTTGGCCAGATACTGGCGAAAAAGTATTTACCCTAGCAAGTGGAGTGTCCTTGATGTTTTTCTATGCTTTCGCGATGCAGTGTACTGCTACAGTAGCAATTGTACGAAGAGAAACAAAATCTTGGAAATGGACCATTTATCAATTGGTCTTTATGACGGTTCTCGCTTATGTGGCAGCGTTTATAGCCTATCAACTCTTAAAGTAA
- a CDS encoding NADH-quinone oxidoreductase subunit N: MNTLIAVGVLAVIVLLAEIINLRKLIIPLTIVGLLGILGYTLCTIDVVEAHYNNMIVTTKFSSAFTSLFIALTILLVALSKDFYQTQFSKISDYISLKLFLLMGAISMVSFGNMAMFFVGLEILSITLYILCGSDRTNIKSNESAMKYFLLGSFASGVVLFGIALIYGATGSFDLAQITQLTTSNPMPVWYALGVTMVIIGMLFKIAAVPFHFWAPDVYQGAPNLTTAMMSTLVKVTAVATLYKVSINLLHQMPSHYTTAIVVIAILTMTVGNIMALRQDNMKRLLAYSGISHAGFMMMALTALGSATPNLFYYATSYAFAGIAAFTVLTIVTKGKDNEHINNFKGLGKSNPLLAVILSVALLSMGGIPIFAGFFGKFFLFTEAVKNGFITLVIFGVINSFISIYYYLKIIILMFTKQEEEEETTTIQVPLSYKIVGLIAVAAVVVFGLFPSLVLGLFN, from the coding sequence ATGAATACATTAATAGCAGTTGGAGTATTAGCGGTTATCGTTCTACTAGCAGAGATCATTAATTTGAGAAAATTAATCATCCCGTTAACGATTGTAGGACTACTGGGAATTCTGGGTTACACGCTTTGTACAATTGATGTGGTGGAAGCCCATTACAACAATATGATTGTGACTACTAAGTTTTCTAGTGCCTTTACTTCTTTATTTATTGCATTAACTATTTTGTTAGTTGCTTTGAGTAAAGACTTTTATCAAACGCAATTTTCTAAAATATCAGACTATATTTCTTTAAAGTTATTCTTGCTGATGGGAGCGATTTCCATGGTGAGTTTTGGAAATATGGCGATGTTTTTCGTGGGATTAGAAATTCTTTCTATCACCCTATACATTCTTTGTGGATCAGATCGTACCAACATCAAGAGTAACGAGTCTGCCATGAAATATTTCTTATTAGGATCTTTTGCTTCTGGAGTAGTTCTATTCGGAATTGCTTTGATTTACGGAGCAACAGGGTCTTTTGATTTGGCTCAAATCACCCAATTAACGACAAGTAATCCAATGCCTGTTTGGTATGCATTAGGAGTGACGATGGTTATTATCGGTATGCTTTTCAAAATCGCAGCTGTACCTTTCCACTTCTGGGCACCGGACGTATACCAAGGGGCACCAAACTTAACAACGGCAATGATGAGTACGTTGGTAAAAGTAACAGCGGTTGCCACTTTGTATAAAGTATCGATTAACTTGTTACACCAAATGCCTTCACACTACACTACTGCTATTGTTGTCATTGCAATCTTAACGATGACTGTAGGTAACATCATGGCGTTACGTCAAGATAATATGAAGCGTTTATTGGCATACTCTGGTATTTCACATGCTGGTTTTATGATGATGGCTTTAACAGCATTAGGTAGCGCAACACCAAACCTATTCTACTACGCTACATCATACGCATTCGCAGGTATTGCCGCTTTTACGGTATTAACCATTGTAACTAAAGGAAAAGATAACGAACACATCAATAACTTCAAAGGATTAGGCAAATCTAACCCCCTTTTAGCGGTTATCTTGTCTGTTGCGTTATTATCTATGGGAGGTATTCCAATCTTCGCTGGTTTCTTCGGAAAATTCTTCTTATTCACAGAAGCAGTGAAAAACGGATTCATCACTTTAGTCATCTTTGGGGTGATTAACTCTTTCATCAGTATTTACTACTACCTGAAAATTATCATCTTGATGTTTACCAAACAAGAAGAGGAAGAAGAAACAACAACAATTCAAGTGCCTTTATCTTACAAAATCGTAGGTTTAATCGCTGTTGCTGCTGTTGTAGTATTTGGTTTATTCCCATCATTAGTACTGGGATTATTCAACTAA
- a CDS encoding complex I subunit 4 family protein — protein MNVTILLLTLLVGAFATFLANKTLAPKIALLFGLVAFVETIAIICQHNSGVNAGFTTQWIMNPNIHIALKADGLALALVLLTTMLTPLIILSSFGNHIEKSNLFYGLVMFMSFAMTGTFLAADGFLYYIFWELSLIPIYFIALLWGNDTFEARKKAIFKFFIYTFAGSLFMLVGFIYLYQKAGSFLLADLYNVSLTSQEQYWIFLAFFLAYAIKIPIFPFHTWQASTYEKAPTVGTMLLSGIMLKMGLYSIIRWQLPITSSAAKELMPTILVLCIIGVVYGSIVALKQVNIKRFFAYSSLAHVGLIAAGAYTLTLDGLLGAVYQMLAHGFVIVGLFYLAEIMYNRFETRAINEMGGIRQQAPQFASLFMILLFASIGLPGTFSFIGEFSLLYGLSQINIWYAIIGGTSIIFGAFYMLRMFQRSMLGETNTKVFKEVSVNEKIVLGVLVITVIFLGVYPKPITDLITPSLVEIVSYIK, from the coding sequence ATGAACGTAACTATATTATTATTAACGTTATTAGTTGGAGCATTTGCTACGTTTTTAGCAAATAAAACACTTGCCCCTAAAATTGCTTTGCTATTCGGGTTAGTCGCATTTGTAGAAACAATTGCCATCATTTGCCAACACAATTCAGGAGTAAATGCCGGTTTTACGACGCAATGGATTATGAATCCTAATATTCACATTGCCTTAAAAGCGGATGGATTAGCTTTAGCCCTTGTTTTATTAACAACGATGTTAACACCGCTAATCATTTTATCCTCTTTTGGAAATCACATTGAAAAATCAAATCTATTCTACGGGTTAGTGATGTTTATGTCATTTGCTATGACTGGAACATTCTTAGCTGCAGACGGATTTTTATACTATATTTTCTGGGAATTATCTTTAATTCCAATCTACTTCATTGCTTTACTATGGGGGAATGATACTTTCGAAGCGCGTAAAAAAGCTATTTTTAAATTCTTTATTTACACCTTTGCAGGATCTTTGTTCATGTTGGTTGGGTTCATTTACCTTTACCAAAAAGCAGGTAGCTTCTTATTAGCAGATTTATACAACGTAAGCTTAACAAGTCAAGAGCAATACTGGATTTTCCTAGCGTTCTTCTTAGCTTATGCAATTAAAATACCTATTTTCCCTTTCCATACTTGGCAGGCATCAACCTACGAAAAAGCACCTACTGTTGGAACTATGCTTTTATCTGGGATTATGTTGAAAATGGGATTATACTCGATCATCCGTTGGCAATTACCAATCACTTCATCAGCTGCGAAAGAGTTGATGCCAACTATTTTAGTATTGTGTATCATCGGAGTGGTCTATGGATCAATCGTAGCTCTAAAACAAGTGAATATCAAGCGTTTCTTCGCTTATTCTTCACTAGCTCACGTTGGTTTAATTGCAGCAGGGGCTTATACCCTAACATTGGATGGTTTACTAGGAGCAGTTTATCAAATGCTAGCCCACGGTTTTGTAATCGTTGGTTTATTCTACCTAGCTGAAATTATGTACAATCGATTCGAGACTAGAGCAATTAATGAAATGGGAGGAATTCGCCAACAAGCGCCACAATTTGCTTCTTTATTCATGATCTTGTTGTTTGCTTCGATTGGTTTACCAGGAACATTCAGTTTCATTGGTGAATTCAGCTTACTATATGGTCTATCGCAAATCAATATCTGGTACGCGATCATTGGAGGAACAAGTATTATTTTCGGAGCTTTCTATATGTTGCGTATGTTCCAAAGATCTATGCTAGGGGAAACGAATACCAAAGTATTTAAAGAGGTGTCAGTAAACGAGAAAATTGTATTAGGCGTATTAGTAATCACCGTGATTTTCTTAGGTGTTTACCCTAAACCAATTACCGATTTAATTACACCAAGTTTGGTTGAAATCGTATCCTATATTAAATAA
- the nuoL gene encoding NADH-quinone oxidoreductase subunit L, which yields MDTNVILLLLLVPLIGSLVNVFFGKKLGNGSGIIATVAVLISFIISLLAFIQVNSTKQPIEIELFEWMALANFNVTFGFLLDQLSLLWLLFVTGIGTLIHWYSTNYMKNDENYAKFFAYLNLFIFFMIVLVTGSNLLITFIGWEGVGLCSYLLIGFWHKNQSYNDAAKKAFIMNRIGDLGFLVGVFILAFLFQSLDYMTIKEALMHGTNHQINTWIGWAALALFIGAVGKSAQIPLYTWLPDAMAGPTPVSALIHAATMVTAGIFLITRLNFVFDLAPHIQNIIAIVGAVTSLFAATIGLVQTDIKKVLAYSTVSQLGLMFMAVGFGAYEIAVFHVVTHAFFKACLFLGSGSVIHAMGGEQDMRNMGGLKKFMPATYATFLLATIAISGFPPFSGFFSKDEILLTAFSHNPVLYVIGSIASIMTAFYMFRLLYLTFFKNFRGTQEQKNHLHESPAAITVPLWILGILSVVGGAISLPGNSWLNSYLEPIIVNSANAHPHVLGTTEYILMAIAVIGACIGLFIAYSKYIKKGELPPADEQMTGFHKVLYNKYYIDEIYMKVIVKPIYALAVFFRDVVEVVLSEAIYGLGKIADGLSLQGKKAQNGNIGLYLFAFVFGICLMLYYLFIAR from the coding sequence ATGGATACAAACGTAATTTTACTTTTATTATTAGTCCCATTAATTGGGTCTTTGGTCAATGTTTTCTTCGGAAAAAAATTAGGTAATGGTTCAGGAATTATCGCAACTGTAGCAGTTTTAATTTCTTTTATCATTTCACTATTGGCATTCATCCAGGTGAACAGTACCAAACAACCTATTGAGATAGAACTATTCGAATGGATGGCCCTAGCTAACTTCAATGTTACTTTTGGCTTTTTACTGGATCAACTTTCTTTGTTGTGGTTGTTATTTGTTACTGGAATCGGAACATTGATTCACTGGTATTCGACCAACTACATGAAAAATGACGAAAACTACGCTAAGTTTTTCGCTTATTTAAATCTATTCATCTTCTTCATGATTGTGTTAGTTACAGGAAGTAACTTATTAATCACATTCATCGGATGGGAAGGTGTAGGATTATGTTCTTACTTATTAATCGGATTTTGGCATAAAAACCAGTCGTATAACGACGCCGCTAAAAAAGCATTCATCATGAACCGTATCGGGGATTTAGGCTTTTTAGTTGGAGTATTTATCTTGGCTTTCTTATTCCAATCTTTGGATTATATGACGATTAAAGAAGCATTAATGCACGGAACGAACCACCAAATCAATACATGGATTGGATGGGCTGCTTTAGCCTTATTCATTGGTGCAGTAGGAAAAAGTGCTCAAATCCCATTGTATACTTGGTTACCCGATGCGATGGCAGGACCAACACCTGTTTCTGCGTTAATTCACGCGGCAACAATGGTTACTGCAGGTATCTTCTTAATCACTAGATTAAACTTTGTTTTTGACTTAGCACCGCATATCCAAAATATCATTGCCATTGTAGGAGCTGTAACTTCTTTGTTTGCTGCTACTATTGGTTTGGTACAAACCGATATCAAAAAAGTATTGGCCTATTCAACCGTATCTCAATTGGGATTAATGTTTATGGCTGTTGGTTTTGGTGCTTACGAAATCGCGGTGTTCCACGTGGTAACACACGCTTTCTTCAAAGCTTGTTTATTCTTAGGATCAGGATCTGTTATCCATGCTATGGGTGGTGAACAAGACATGAGAAATATGGGAGGTTTAAAGAAATTTATGCCTGCAACTTATGCTACTTTCCTTTTAGCAACAATCGCTATTTCAGGATTCCCTCCTTTCTCTGGATTCTTCTCGAAAGACGAAATCTTATTAACAGCTTTCAGTCATAATCCAGTATTATACGTAATCGGATCTATCGCGTCTATCATGACAGCATTCTATATGTTCCGATTGTTATACTTGACTTTCTTCAAAAATTTCAGAGGAACGCAAGAACAAAAAAATCATTTGCATGAAAGTCCAGCTGCCATTACCGTTCCTTTATGGATCTTAGGTATTTTATCTGTGGTAGGTGGAGCAATTAGCTTACCTGGAAACAGTTGGTTAAATAGCTATTTAGAACCTATTATCGTGAACAGTGCGAATGCACATCCACACGTATTAGGTACGACAGAATACATCCTAATGGCTATCGCTGTTATTGGAGCATGTATTGGTTTATTTATTGCGTATAGCAAATACATCAAAAAAGGTGAACTTCCTCCTGCAGATGAACAAATGACAGGATTCCACAAGGTATTATACAACAAATACTATATCGACGAAATCTACATGAAAGTAATTGTAAAACCAATTTACGCACTTGCAGTATTCTTTAGAGATGTAGTAGAAGTAGTATTGTCTGAAGCCATTTATGGATTAGGAAAAATAGCAGATGGATTATCATTACAAGGAAAAAAAGCACAAAACGGAAATATCGGATTGTACTTATTTGCCTTTGTATTTGGAATCTGTTTGATGTTGTATTATTTATTCATTGCAAGATAA
- the nuoK gene encoding NADH-quinone oxidoreductase subunit NuoK, with product MENVIEIIGIDKYIYLSILLFCIGVFGILYRRNAIVMFMCIEIMLNSANMLLVAFSTYHQDAQGQVFVFFTMAVAAAEVAVGLAILVSIYRNIGAIDIDKLKNLKG from the coding sequence ATGGAAAATGTAATTGAAATCATCGGTATTGATAAATACATCTACTTATCGATTCTATTATTCTGCATCGGAGTATTTGGAATATTATATAGACGAAACGCAATTGTAATGTTTATGTGTATTGAGATTATGTTGAACTCAGCTAATATGCTATTAGTTGCTTTTTCAACTTATCACCAAGATGCACAAGGACAAGTTTTTGTTTTCTTTACTATGGCAGTAGCCGCAGCAGAAGTTGCTGTTGGATTAGCTATCCTCGTATCGATTTACAGAAATATCGGCGCAATTGATATTGATAAATTAAAGAACTTAAAAGGATAA
- a CDS encoding NADH-quinone oxidoreductase subunit J family protein → MIEILFYILSTITLGSAALTLLSKNPIHSALWLVVSFFSIAGHYILLNSQFLGMIHIMVYSGAIMILMLFTIMLMNLNISHEVSKPLVSKVVATIAFCLVGLLLLSITLRGNQAYELQYASHGQDFQSVHVLGKVLLNEYVVPFEMIAVLLLLAMIGAVLISKKDKSEKAA, encoded by the coding sequence ATGATAGAAATTTTATTTTACATCCTTTCGACCATTACACTCGGAAGTGCAGCGTTAACGTTGTTGAGTAAAAACCCTATTCACAGCGCTTTGTGGTTGGTTGTTAGTTTCTTCTCAATAGCAGGTCATTACATCCTATTGAACTCACAGTTTTTAGGAATGATCCATATTATGGTATACTCAGGGGCCATTATGATTTTAATGTTATTTACCATCATGTTAATGAACTTAAATATCAGCCACGAAGTATCTAAACCTTTAGTGTCTAAAGTAGTAGCAACGATTGCCTTCTGTTTAGTAGGTTTATTGTTGTTATCAATCACTTTAAGAGGAAATCAAGCGTACGAATTACAATATGCTAGCCACGGACAAGACTTCCAGTCTGTTCACGTATTAGGAAAAGTATTATTGAATGAATACGTAGTTCCATTTGAAATGATTGCAGTATTATTATTACTAGCAATGATTGGAGCTGTATTGATTTCTAAAAAAGATAAATCTGAAAAAGCAGCATAA